Proteins from a single region of Apium graveolens cultivar Ventura chromosome 7, ASM990537v1, whole genome shotgun sequence:
- the LOC141673455 gene encoding secreted RxLR effector protein 161-like: protein MDTFVSKGDKFSFKQCPNNEFEIREMLRIPYASTMGSLIFAQLCTHPDISFTVGMLARYLTNPRMEQWKAVKRVLRYLKKTKDYMLTYRKSDHLEIIGYSDFDFGGCKDEKKIYYGLYLSTG, encoded by the coding sequence ATGGATACATTCGTGTCTAAGGGAGACAAATTTAGTTTCAAACAGTGTCCCAATAATGAATTTGAGATaagggaaatgctaaggataccATATGCATCGACAATGGGAAGCCTAATATTTGCTCAACTTTGTACTCATCCTGACATATCATTCACTGTTGGAATGTTGGCAAGATATTTGACTAATCCGAGAATGGAGCAATGGAAAGCAGTGAAACGAGTCTTACGATatttgaagaaaacaaaagatTATATGCTCACATACAGGAAATCAGATCATCTAGAAATCATTGGATATTCAGATTTTGACTTTGGAGGATGCAAAGATGAAAAAAAAATCTACTACGGGCTATATTTATCTACTGGCTGA
- the LOC141671764 gene encoding lysine-specific demethylase JMJ13-like isoform X1 has product MVEGRACFSREAKLEFLKNKRLQRIKLETAHDSIHARNMMTRSGGDALRASSSCGAGLRNDAYIFSNRAGKFDTTNLEWIDKIEECPVYYPSKEEFEDPLVYLQKIGPEASKYGICKIVSPLNASVPAGVVLMKEKTGFKFTTRVQPLRLAEWDTADRVTFFMSGKNYTFRDYEKMANKAFSRRYCSSGCLPPSYMEREFWREIACGKTESVEYACDVDGSAFSSSPSDQLGKSNSNLKKLSRLPKSTLRLLETIIPGVTEPMLYIGMLFSMFAWHVEDHYLYSMNYHHCGAAKTWYGIPGHAALDFEKVVREHIYAHDILSANGEDGAFDVLLGKTTMFPPDILLEHDVPVYKAVQKPGEFIITFPRAYHAGFSHGFNCGEAVNFATGDWFSLGSIASRRYALLNRMPLLPHEELLCKEAMILFKSLEIEDPDYSSADLESHLSIKASFVNLMRFQHRARWCLIESRACCDVSPNPYGTILCSICKRDCYLAYLSCDCDHPHSVCLRHNVKSLDLPCSGNRILFLREDISDMEAAAKQFEQEEIVISEFKRHFGKGDDMYQLFKMFPRAEDNGYTPYCKIKLDLYEEYAETNNQTQDSAFISSPLSKSCKSVEDHRREVLNVSVSRASSAASIPCSLMDTNKNLSVAQYNVSKVKPTDSGDESDSEIFRVKRRSSSKMHDFNLNDVPSPLFERQGLKRLKKHQPNGRCAEATLLGCTATENCGYDSSSSAIQTKEAYDSTFRDRYPKGVPISFKSKKLAHEEAVSSHSGTLKYDGFPPEIAKPTRELPSVEMGPKRLKIKGPSFWGLENRLH; this is encoded by the exons ATG GTGGAAGGAAGGGCGTGTTTTTCGAGGGAAGCTAAATTGGAATTTTTGAAGAATAAGAGGCTTCAGCGAATCAAATTGGAAACTGCACACGATTCGATACATGCCAGAAATATGATGACCAGAAGCGGGGGAGATGCTCTTAGAGCTTCTTCATCGTGTGGTGCAGGTTTACGGAATGATGCGTACATTTTCTCAAATAGGGCTGGAAAGTTCGACACCACTAATCTCGAGTGGATTGATAAAATAGAAGAATGTCCTGTTTACTATCCAAGTAAAGAGGAATTTGAGGACCCTTTGGTTTATCTGCAGAAGATTGGTCCTGAAGCTTCCAAATACG GTATATGCAAGATCGTATCCCCTCTGAATGCATCTGTTCCTGCTGGTGTTGTTTTGATGAAAGAAAAAACTGGTTTCAAGTTTACCACCAGAGTGCAACCTCTTCGTCTTGCTGAGTGGGATACAGCTGATAGGGTCACTTTCTTCATGAGTGGAAAGAATTATACATTTCGAGATTATGAGAAAATGGCGAACAAGGCATTTTCTCGTCGATATTGTAGTTCTGGATGTCTTCCTCCGTCATACATGGAAAGAGAATTTTGGAGGGAAATAGCTTGTGGAAAGACTGAAAGTGTTGAATACGCATGTGATGTTGATGGCAGTGCATTCTCATCCTCCCCTAGCGATCAACTTGGTAAAAGCAATTCAAACTTAAAG AAACTGTCTCGATTGCCCAAGTCTACTTTGCGCCTTCTTGAGACGATAATTCCG GGAGTTACTGAGCCAATGCTGTATATTGGGATGCTATTTAGTATGTTTGCCTGGCATGTGGAAGATCATTACTTGTACAG CATGAACTATCATCACTGCGGGGCAGCAAAAACTTGGTATGGCATTCCAGGTCACGCAGCTTTAGATTTTGAGAAAGTGGTCCGGGAGCATATATATGCCCACGATATTCTATCAGCAAATGGAGAGGATGGAGCTTTTGATGTACTTTTGGGGAAGACAACTATGTTTCCTCCAGATATCTTATTAGAACATGACGTACCTGTTTACAAAGCTGTGCAGAAGCCTGGGGAATTCATAATAACATTTCCAAGAGCATATCATGCAGGGTTTAGTCATG GCTTCAATTGTGGAGAGGCAGTGAACTTTGCGACTGGTGATTGGTTCTCTTTGGGTTCAATTGCTAGTCGTCGCTATGCACTTCTTAATAGGATGCCTCTTCTTCCCCATGAGGAGCTGCTCTGCAAAGAAGCAATGATTCTGTTTAAGAGTTTGGAAATTGAAGATCCAGATTATTCTTCGGCAGACTTGGAATCTCATCTTAGCATCAAGGCTTCTTTTGTAAATTTGATGCGATTCCAACATCGTGCTCGTTGGTGCTTAATAGAATCAAGAGCATGCTGTGATGTTTCTCCTAATCCCTATGGAACTATTCTCTGCAGTATCTGCAAACGCGACTGCTATTTAGCATATCTTAGCTGCGACTGTGACCACCCGCATTCTGTTTGCCTTCGCCACA ATGTCAAGTCACTCGACTTACCTTGCAGCGGCAATCGCATTCTCTTTTTAAGGGAGGATATCTCAGATATGGAAGCTGCAGCGAAACAGTTTGAGCAGGAGGAGATTGTAATCTCTGAATTTAAACGCCATTTTGGGAAAGGTGATGATATGTATCAGCTCTTTAAGATGTTTCCAAGGGCAGAAGATAATGGATACACTCCTTATTGCAAGATAAAACTAGATTTGTACGAGGAATATGCTGAGACTAATAATCAAACACAAGATTCAGCATTTATTTCTTCCCCACTATCTAAATCGTGCAAATCCGTAGAGGATCACAGAAGAGAAGTGTTGAATGTCTCTGTTTCACGGGCTTCATCTGCTGCATCAATTCCTTGTTCATTGATGGATACCAATAAAAACCTTTCTGTGGCTCAATATAATGTTTCCAAGGTTAAACCGACTGACAGTGGTGATGAATCTGATTCCGAGATTTTTAGGGTTAAAAGGAGATCCTCTTCAAAGATGCATGATTTCAACTTGAATGATGTCCCCTCTCCGCTTTTTGAACGGCAG GGGCTTAAGCGGCTGAAGAAGCATCAACCTAATGGAAGGTGTGCTGAGGCAACATTATTGGGCTGTACTGCGACCGAAAATTGTGGCTATGATTCCAGTTCAAGTGCAATCCAAACAAAAGAAGCCTATGATAGTACCTTCAGGGATAGGTATCCTAAAGGAGTACCCATCTCCTTCAAGTCAAAGAAATTGGCACATGAAGAAGCAGTAAGTAGTCATAGTGGAACCCTAAAATATGATGGGTTTCCACCAGAAATCGCAAAGCCCACAAGGGAACTGCCTTCAGTGGAGATGGGGCCTAAGAGGCTTAAAATTAAAGGTCCCTCGTTTTGGGGGTTAGAGAACAGGTTGCATTAA
- the LOC141671764 gene encoding lysine-specific demethylase JMJ13-like isoform X2, whose translation MMTRSGGDALRASSSCGAGLRNDAYIFSNRAGKFDTTNLEWIDKIEECPVYYPSKEEFEDPLVYLQKIGPEASKYGICKIVSPLNASVPAGVVLMKEKTGFKFTTRVQPLRLAEWDTADRVTFFMSGKNYTFRDYEKMANKAFSRRYCSSGCLPPSYMEREFWREIACGKTESVEYACDVDGSAFSSSPSDQLGKSNSNLKKLSRLPKSTLRLLETIIPGVTEPMLYIGMLFSMFAWHVEDHYLYSMNYHHCGAAKTWYGIPGHAALDFEKVVREHIYAHDILSANGEDGAFDVLLGKTTMFPPDILLEHDVPVYKAVQKPGEFIITFPRAYHAGFSHGFNCGEAVNFATGDWFSLGSIASRRYALLNRMPLLPHEELLCKEAMILFKSLEIEDPDYSSADLESHLSIKASFVNLMRFQHRARWCLIESRACCDVSPNPYGTILCSICKRDCYLAYLSCDCDHPHSVCLRHNVKSLDLPCSGNRILFLREDISDMEAAAKQFEQEEIVISEFKRHFGKGDDMYQLFKMFPRAEDNGYTPYCKIKLDLYEEYAETNNQTQDSAFISSPLSKSCKSVEDHRREVLNVSVSRASSAASIPCSLMDTNKNLSVAQYNVSKVKPTDSGDESDSEIFRVKRRSSSKMHDFNLNDVPSPLFERQGLKRLKKHQPNGRCAEATLLGCTATENCGYDSSSSAIQTKEAYDSTFRDRYPKGVPISFKSKKLAHEEAVSSHSGTLKYDGFPPEIAKPTRELPSVEMGPKRLKIKGPSFWGLENRLH comes from the exons ATGATGACCAGAAGCGGGGGAGATGCTCTTAGAGCTTCTTCATCGTGTGGTGCAGGTTTACGGAATGATGCGTACATTTTCTCAAATAGGGCTGGAAAGTTCGACACCACTAATCTCGAGTGGATTGATAAAATAGAAGAATGTCCTGTTTACTATCCAAGTAAAGAGGAATTTGAGGACCCTTTGGTTTATCTGCAGAAGATTGGTCCTGAAGCTTCCAAATACG GTATATGCAAGATCGTATCCCCTCTGAATGCATCTGTTCCTGCTGGTGTTGTTTTGATGAAAGAAAAAACTGGTTTCAAGTTTACCACCAGAGTGCAACCTCTTCGTCTTGCTGAGTGGGATACAGCTGATAGGGTCACTTTCTTCATGAGTGGAAAGAATTATACATTTCGAGATTATGAGAAAATGGCGAACAAGGCATTTTCTCGTCGATATTGTAGTTCTGGATGTCTTCCTCCGTCATACATGGAAAGAGAATTTTGGAGGGAAATAGCTTGTGGAAAGACTGAAAGTGTTGAATACGCATGTGATGTTGATGGCAGTGCATTCTCATCCTCCCCTAGCGATCAACTTGGTAAAAGCAATTCAAACTTAAAG AAACTGTCTCGATTGCCCAAGTCTACTTTGCGCCTTCTTGAGACGATAATTCCG GGAGTTACTGAGCCAATGCTGTATATTGGGATGCTATTTAGTATGTTTGCCTGGCATGTGGAAGATCATTACTTGTACAG CATGAACTATCATCACTGCGGGGCAGCAAAAACTTGGTATGGCATTCCAGGTCACGCAGCTTTAGATTTTGAGAAAGTGGTCCGGGAGCATATATATGCCCACGATATTCTATCAGCAAATGGAGAGGATGGAGCTTTTGATGTACTTTTGGGGAAGACAACTATGTTTCCTCCAGATATCTTATTAGAACATGACGTACCTGTTTACAAAGCTGTGCAGAAGCCTGGGGAATTCATAATAACATTTCCAAGAGCATATCATGCAGGGTTTAGTCATG GCTTCAATTGTGGAGAGGCAGTGAACTTTGCGACTGGTGATTGGTTCTCTTTGGGTTCAATTGCTAGTCGTCGCTATGCACTTCTTAATAGGATGCCTCTTCTTCCCCATGAGGAGCTGCTCTGCAAAGAAGCAATGATTCTGTTTAAGAGTTTGGAAATTGAAGATCCAGATTATTCTTCGGCAGACTTGGAATCTCATCTTAGCATCAAGGCTTCTTTTGTAAATTTGATGCGATTCCAACATCGTGCTCGTTGGTGCTTAATAGAATCAAGAGCATGCTGTGATGTTTCTCCTAATCCCTATGGAACTATTCTCTGCAGTATCTGCAAACGCGACTGCTATTTAGCATATCTTAGCTGCGACTGTGACCACCCGCATTCTGTTTGCCTTCGCCACA ATGTCAAGTCACTCGACTTACCTTGCAGCGGCAATCGCATTCTCTTTTTAAGGGAGGATATCTCAGATATGGAAGCTGCAGCGAAACAGTTTGAGCAGGAGGAGATTGTAATCTCTGAATTTAAACGCCATTTTGGGAAAGGTGATGATATGTATCAGCTCTTTAAGATGTTTCCAAGGGCAGAAGATAATGGATACACTCCTTATTGCAAGATAAAACTAGATTTGTACGAGGAATATGCTGAGACTAATAATCAAACACAAGATTCAGCATTTATTTCTTCCCCACTATCTAAATCGTGCAAATCCGTAGAGGATCACAGAAGAGAAGTGTTGAATGTCTCTGTTTCACGGGCTTCATCTGCTGCATCAATTCCTTGTTCATTGATGGATACCAATAAAAACCTTTCTGTGGCTCAATATAATGTTTCCAAGGTTAAACCGACTGACAGTGGTGATGAATCTGATTCCGAGATTTTTAGGGTTAAAAGGAGATCCTCTTCAAAGATGCATGATTTCAACTTGAATGATGTCCCCTCTCCGCTTTTTGAACGGCAG GGGCTTAAGCGGCTGAAGAAGCATCAACCTAATGGAAGGTGTGCTGAGGCAACATTATTGGGCTGTACTGCGACCGAAAATTGTGGCTATGATTCCAGTTCAAGTGCAATCCAAACAAAAGAAGCCTATGATAGTACCTTCAGGGATAGGTATCCTAAAGGAGTACCCATCTCCTTCAAGTCAAAGAAATTGGCACATGAAGAAGCAGTAAGTAGTCATAGTGGAACCCTAAAATATGATGGGTTTCCACCAGAAATCGCAAAGCCCACAAGGGAACTGCCTTCAGTGGAGATGGGGCCTAAGAGGCTTAAAATTAAAGGTCCCTCGTTTTGGGGGTTAGAGAACAGGTTGCATTAA